Proteins encoded by one window of Mycolicibacterium cosmeticum:
- a CDS encoding LacI family DNA-binding transcriptional regulator → MSRKPVMSDVARLAGVSHQTVSRVINGSSSIRPETRERVQHAIAQLGYRPNSVARALVTSKSGIIGIIGSSTAQYGPSSIQRSVEESAREAGFFSSSVTLAAVTRQEIRGALDHLSRLAVEAIVMIAAQQDALNVVYSEDFGVPVIVVEGDLSGSGLSVGVDQVGAARTATQHLIDLGHTEIAHVAGPDGWPEAAGRTKGYLDAMLAARLAPRPEHKGDWSAARGYALGREVAADRDLTAVFVANDHMAIGVLHALAEAGRRVPEDISVVGFDDIPEAPYLIPALTTIRQDFAAVGHQAIAMVKAQLTDTECETSLLPSDLVIRDSTAPPRAG, encoded by the coding sequence GTCCGACGTTGCCCGGCTCGCCGGTGTGTCACATCAGACGGTGTCACGAGTGATCAACGGGTCCAGCAGTATCCGGCCCGAAACCCGGGAGCGGGTGCAGCACGCCATCGCGCAGCTCGGGTACCGGCCCAACAGTGTGGCGCGCGCGCTGGTCACCAGCAAGTCCGGCATCATCGGCATCATCGGCAGCAGCACCGCCCAGTACGGCCCGTCCAGCATCCAGCGTTCGGTCGAGGAATCGGCCCGCGAAGCGGGCTTCTTCTCCAGCTCGGTGACCCTGGCGGCGGTGACCAGGCAGGAGATCCGGGGCGCACTGGACCATCTGTCCCGTCTCGCGGTGGAAGCCATCGTGATGATCGCGGCGCAGCAGGATGCCCTCAACGTGGTGTACTCCGAAGACTTCGGTGTCCCGGTGATCGTCGTGGAGGGTGATCTGTCCGGCTCCGGGTTGTCCGTCGGTGTCGACCAGGTCGGCGCCGCCCGCACCGCGACGCAGCATCTCATCGACCTCGGGCACACCGAGATCGCCCATGTCGCCGGCCCGGACGGCTGGCCGGAAGCGGCGGGCCGCACCAAGGGCTACCTCGATGCCATGCTGGCCGCCCGGCTCGCGCCGCGCCCGGAACACAAGGGTGACTGGAGCGCCGCCCGCGGCTACGCCCTCGGCCGTGAGGTTGCCGCCGACCGGGACCTCACCGCGGTTTTCGTGGCCAACGACCACATGGCCATCGGGGTGCTGCACGCGCTGGCCGAGGCGGGCCGCCGGGTACCCGAGGACATCAGTGTGGTGGGGTTCGACGACATTCCCGAGGCCCCGTACCTCATCCCGGCGCTCACCACCATCCGGCAGGACTTCGCGGCCGTCGGGCACCAGGCCATCGCCATGGTGAAGGCCCAACTGACCGATACCGAATGCGAAACATCGCTGTTGCCTTCGGATCTGGTGATCCGCGACAGCACCGCACCACCCAGGGCAGGCTAG
- a CDS encoding aldose 1-epimerase family protein — protein MHTSERTVHGVEYTLEDGPARAVVTGVGAAIRALAVGGVDLTPGYPPDRLRPFYSGTVLAPWPNRVRDARWVYRGSTQLLDVTEPQRGNALHGLLCFTDYRLVEQTGNTVMLGAQVFPQHGYPFHLDTTVHYRLAEDGLHATHTIDNLGSDPAPVALGTHPFLCIGDVPTAELTLTVSADTHIDVDERLNPTGTSPVQGGYWDLRAGRRVADLDLDDAWTGLHITDGASVHSLRAPDGRTVSLWADEDFGYIQVFTTRRYPVGDRFVTAVAVEPMTAPADALNSGEGLRWLDPGDRWSASWSIRYRADGQ, from the coding sequence GTGCACACAAGCGAACGTACCGTCCATGGCGTCGAATACACCCTGGAAGACGGGCCGGCCCGCGCGGTCGTCACCGGCGTCGGCGCGGCCATCAGGGCGCTGGCGGTCGGCGGCGTCGACCTCACCCCGGGCTACCCTCCCGATCGGCTGCGGCCGTTCTACTCCGGCACCGTGCTGGCGCCCTGGCCCAACCGGGTTCGCGACGCCCGATGGGTCTACCGCGGCAGCACCCAGCTCCTCGATGTCACCGAACCGCAGCGCGGCAACGCGCTACACGGACTGCTGTGCTTCACCGACTATCGGCTCGTGGAGCAGACCGGTAACACGGTAATGCTTGGCGCGCAGGTCTTTCCGCAGCACGGATACCCGTTCCACCTGGACACCACGGTGCACTACCGACTTGCCGAAGACGGGCTGCATGCCACGCACACCATCGACAACCTGGGATCGGACCCGGCGCCGGTCGCGCTGGGCACGCACCCGTTCCTATGCATCGGCGATGTCCCGACGGCCGAGCTGACCCTGACCGTCTCCGCCGACACCCACATCGACGTCGACGAACGCCTGAACCCGACCGGCACCAGCCCGGTGCAGGGCGGCTACTGGGATCTGCGGGCCGGCCGGCGGGTGGCCGACCTCGATCTCGACGACGCCTGGACGGGACTGCACATCACCGACGGCGCCAGCGTGCACTCACTGCGGGCACCCGACGGTCGAACCGTATCCCTCTGGGCGGACGAGGATTTCGGGTATATCCAGGTGTTCACCACCCGCCGGTACCCCGTCGGCGACCGGTTCGTCACCGCGGTGGCCGTCGAGCCGATGACCGCCCCCGCGGACGCGCTCAACAGCGGCGAGGGTCTGCGCTGGCTCGATCCCGGCGACCGTTGGTCGGCGTCGTGGTCCATCCGCTACCGCGCCGACGGTCAGTAG
- the galK gene encoding galactokinase has protein sequence MRTSTVHRVVNRLNMVEPVAHEELCDRAAALFQARFGGGPDGVWVAPGRVNLIGEHIDYIGAKVMPFALPYATAVAVRVHSHDRLRMVSTGHDDGWEGSGVDIAPRQPRGWAGYVAGVPWAMTYHDTIARIPGLDIAVHSSVPQGAGLSSSAALESATALAIAELFGAATDDAGRRTLARDCITAENVVVGAATGGMDQSVALRAKPGHAMLLDCSTFGAEYLPFDCRPSGLALLVINTNAAHRLVDGGYGLRRSRVERVCARIPRSALYDNDDVEAVLHCADADDPALRRVLRHVLTEIRRVAAAATALRSGEIAAVGPLLTASHVSLRDDLVVSSPELDTAVDAALEAGALGARMVGGGFGGSALALIRSDRVGFIIEAARRSARDSGFPEPDFLCAIPSAAARRVY, from the coding sequence ATGAGAACGTCAACCGTCCATCGCGTCGTGAACAGGCTGAACATGGTGGAACCCGTTGCCCACGAAGAGCTCTGCGATCGGGCGGCCGCACTGTTCCAGGCGCGGTTCGGCGGCGGGCCCGACGGGGTGTGGGTGGCGCCGGGCCGGGTCAACCTGATCGGCGAGCACATCGACTACATCGGCGCCAAGGTCATGCCCTTCGCCCTGCCGTACGCCACCGCGGTCGCGGTGCGGGTGCACAGTCATGACCGGCTGCGGATGGTGTCCACCGGTCATGACGACGGCTGGGAGGGCAGCGGCGTCGACATCGCGCCGCGCCAACCCCGCGGCTGGGCCGGATACGTGGCCGGTGTGCCGTGGGCGATGACCTACCACGACACCATCGCCCGCATCCCCGGGCTGGATATCGCCGTGCACTCGTCGGTGCCCCAGGGAGCGGGCCTGTCCAGCTCGGCCGCGCTGGAGTCGGCGACGGCCCTGGCGATCGCCGAGCTGTTCGGCGCGGCGACCGACGATGCGGGCCGGCGCACCCTGGCCCGGGACTGCATCACCGCCGAGAACGTCGTGGTAGGCGCGGCGACCGGCGGCATGGACCAGTCGGTGGCCTTACGCGCCAAGCCCGGCCACGCGATGCTGTTGGACTGCAGTACCTTTGGGGCCGAGTACCTGCCGTTCGACTGCCGGCCCTCGGGTTTGGCGCTGCTGGTGATCAACACCAATGCCGCGCACCGGCTGGTCGACGGCGGCTACGGTCTGCGGCGGTCCCGGGTGGAACGGGTGTGTGCGCGTATCCCGCGCAGCGCGCTGTATGACAACGACGATGTGGAGGCGGTGCTGCACTGCGCCGACGCCGACGATCCTGCGCTGCGGCGGGTGCTACGGCATGTGCTGACCGAGATCCGCCGGGTTGCCGCCGCCGCCACCGCCCTGCGCTCGGGCGAGATCGCCGCCGTCGGGCCGCTTCTCACCGCGTCGCACGTATCGCTGCGCGACGACCTGGTGGTCAGCTCGCCGGAACTCGACACGGCGGTCGACGCCGCCTTGGAGGCCGGGGCACTCGGGGCCCGGATGGTCGGCGGGGGGTTCGGCGGGTCGGCGTTGGCGCTCATCCGGTCCGACCGGGTCGGCTTCATCATCGAGGCGGCCCGCCGGTCCGCCCGGGACAGTGGATTTCCCGAACCCGACTTCCTGTGCGCGATTCCCAGCGCGGCGGCGCGCCGCGTCTACTGA